Proteins from one Corallococcus exiguus genomic window:
- a CDS encoding HAD family hydrolase — MTPSNSNIPVFGAVLFDLDGVVIDTTELHYRVWDEFARERGYVPTREQLLATNGLRAGETLRAWFGAELDDEQVAVLTDDRERAFHRLLDHEPVSPVPGVGAYLMSLKRAGVPWALGTSALAQNAERALERVGLEHLFPVRVTSTDVSRGKPDPEVYLKASAALGVPPHACVVFEDAVAGLRAARAAGAACVAVATSFPREVLVRERPDWLVKDFRDLPQALRPGSHGFTAPTAPHP, encoded by the coding sequence ATGACTCCATCGAACTCGAACATCCCTGTCTTCGGCGCCGTCCTCTTCGACCTGGACGGCGTCGTCATCGACACGACCGAACTGCACTACCGCGTCTGGGATGAGTTCGCTCGCGAGCGGGGCTACGTGCCCACGCGCGAGCAGCTGCTCGCCACCAACGGCCTGCGGGCCGGGGAGACGCTGCGCGCGTGGTTCGGCGCGGAGTTGGATGACGAGCAGGTGGCCGTGCTCACGGACGACCGGGAGCGGGCCTTCCACCGGCTGCTCGACCACGAGCCGGTGTCCCCCGTCCCCGGCGTGGGCGCCTACCTGATGTCCTTGAAGCGGGCGGGCGTGCCCTGGGCCCTGGGCACGAGCGCCCTGGCCCAGAACGCGGAGCGGGCCCTGGAGCGAGTGGGGCTGGAGCACCTGTTCCCCGTGCGCGTGACGTCCACGGACGTGTCGCGGGGCAAGCCGGATCCCGAGGTGTACCTCAAGGCCTCCGCCGCGCTGGGCGTCCCGCCGCACGCGTGCGTGGTGTTCGAGGACGCGGTGGCGGGGCTTCGAGCCGCGCGGGCCGCGGGCGCGGCGTGTGTCGCCGTCGCCACGTCGTTTCCGCGCGAGGTCCTGGTGCGCGAGCGGCCGGACTGGCTGGTGAAGGACTTCCGGGACCTGCCGCAGGCGCTGCGTCCCGGAAGTCACGGCTTCACGGCGCCGACGGCACCTCACCCGTGA
- a CDS encoding DUF4215 domain-containing protein: MFKTLMHSLVRGDSPRMALGAGFHALALCSLFLLAGCESATPRPAASEPVLTSQASALVGDGKLQPGEQCDDGNTVSGDGCSSTGTVEAGYLCNVPGSACSLASLCGNNVVNTGELCDDGDTASGSNGCSATCDLSLCGNGVFDNRQYPSYAQEICDDGNRFEGDGCSLQCEVEPGFACAGSPSRCVRAGVAVFNTGVDAQNRRLPTGAVDTHWFYSGTTTGADTGVRNANDWPLEMQTARFMAPQGLQTCVYQDFLIPSTTNIAQFRLRLATFNDNQFDGAKVNGVAISPVTVNDPPGQPWQKNIFREFGTNAAWHAGLNRIELCNENEASPPNAFRYLFVDAYDDRCGDGAVSPREECDDGNTTAGDGCNATCGIESGYGCAGAPSTCAKTCGNGNLNPGEQCDDGNTAANDGCNASCRVEDGYACPTPGQVCAATCGNGTINAGEQCDDGNVFSSDGCSAACRIETGYSCNGAPSVCAPLCGNGVLNAGELCDDGNTNLNDGCSNACTLELGYACATPGQPCAKTCGNGNMDPGEQCDDGNLASGDGCATECRVEGGYACSTPSNGPSVCVQSCGNGALDPNETCDDADQSSGDGCSNGCRVEPGYSCSGQPSTCATLCGDGIRAGAEACDDGNAASGDGCNATCAVEPGWSCPAPGNVCFNTCGNGTVDVGESCDDGNAASGDGCNATCAVEPGYSCNGAPSACGTTCGDGIRAGAEVCDDGNLVGGDTCSPRCLLEVGQACNASNVCEAYCDLSTQLCVAQEPQPVTPAPVITGPTANSTVTTGTPPITGTSVPNAQVTVREGGTVVCTATADAAGNWTCTPTAPLVDGPHNVTATAETSTSTTSPPSTAVPFIVDTEVPAPVITGPEANTTVTTGTPAITGTGEPGALVTVREGTTVICTATVDAAGKWSCVPTTPLTDGPHSVTATAESPAGITSPPSATVPFVVDSVVLDNQAPDTSIVKGPAPTTSDRTADFEYASTEVGSTFECSLDGGAWGPCRDSYTVGSGDHVLRVRAVDGSGNTDATPAEYTWTVVNTRAFAGGGCSTAPDASWLALLGLMGVPGLRRRQRRAA, from the coding sequence ATGTTCAAGACCCTGATGCATTCCCTTGTCCGGGGAGATTCACCCCGGATGGCGCTGGGCGCGGGCTTCCACGCGCTGGCCCTGTGTTCGCTGTTCCTCCTTGCTGGCTGCGAGTCCGCCACGCCGCGGCCCGCTGCCTCCGAACCCGTGCTCACGAGCCAGGCGTCCGCGCTCGTGGGTGACGGCAAGCTCCAGCCCGGCGAGCAGTGCGACGACGGCAACACGGTGAGCGGGGACGGCTGTTCGTCCACCGGCACCGTGGAGGCGGGCTACCTGTGCAACGTGCCCGGCAGCGCGTGCTCGTTGGCGAGCCTGTGTGGCAACAACGTGGTGAACACCGGCGAGCTGTGCGACGACGGCGACACCGCCAGCGGCAGCAACGGCTGTTCGGCCACGTGTGATTTGTCGCTGTGTGGCAACGGCGTGTTCGACAACCGCCAGTACCCGTCCTACGCGCAGGAGATCTGCGACGACGGCAACCGCTTCGAGGGCGACGGCTGCAGCCTCCAGTGCGAAGTGGAGCCCGGCTTCGCCTGCGCGGGCAGCCCCAGCCGCTGCGTGAGGGCGGGTGTGGCGGTGTTCAACACCGGCGTGGACGCGCAGAACCGCCGCCTGCCCACGGGCGCGGTGGATACGCACTGGTTCTACTCCGGCACCACCACCGGCGCGGACACCGGCGTGCGCAACGCCAACGACTGGCCGCTGGAGATGCAGACCGCGCGCTTCATGGCGCCCCAGGGCCTGCAGACGTGCGTGTACCAGGACTTCCTCATCCCCTCGACGACCAACATCGCGCAGTTCCGCCTGCGCCTGGCCACCTTCAATGACAACCAGTTCGACGGCGCGAAGGTGAACGGCGTGGCCATCTCGCCCGTCACCGTGAACGACCCGCCCGGCCAGCCCTGGCAGAAGAACATCTTCCGCGAGTTCGGCACCAACGCGGCCTGGCACGCGGGCCTCAACCGCATCGAGCTGTGCAACGAGAACGAGGCCAGCCCGCCGAACGCCTTCCGCTACCTCTTCGTGGACGCCTACGACGACCGCTGCGGTGACGGCGCCGTCTCCCCGCGCGAGGAGTGCGACGACGGCAACACCACGGCGGGCGACGGCTGCAACGCCACCTGTGGCATCGAGTCCGGCTATGGCTGCGCCGGCGCGCCCAGCACCTGCGCCAAGACGTGCGGCAACGGCAACCTGAACCCCGGTGAGCAGTGCGACGACGGCAACACCGCCGCGAACGACGGCTGCAACGCCAGCTGCCGCGTGGAGGACGGCTACGCCTGCCCTACGCCGGGCCAGGTTTGCGCGGCCACCTGCGGCAACGGCACCATCAACGCGGGAGAGCAGTGCGACGACGGCAACGTGTTCAGCTCCGACGGCTGCTCCGCGGCGTGCCGCATCGAGACGGGCTACTCCTGCAACGGCGCCCCGTCCGTCTGCGCCCCGCTGTGCGGCAACGGCGTGCTCAACGCCGGTGAGCTGTGCGACGACGGCAACACGAACCTGAACGATGGCTGCTCCAACGCCTGCACCCTGGAGCTGGGCTATGCCTGCGCCACGCCGGGCCAGCCCTGCGCGAAGACGTGCGGCAACGGCAACATGGACCCGGGCGAGCAGTGCGACGACGGCAACCTCGCGTCCGGTGACGGCTGCGCCACCGAGTGCCGCGTGGAGGGCGGCTATGCCTGCTCCACGCCGTCCAACGGCCCCTCCGTGTGCGTCCAGTCGTGCGGCAATGGCGCCCTGGATCCGAACGAGACGTGCGACGACGCGGACCAGTCGTCCGGCGACGGCTGCTCCAATGGCTGCCGCGTGGAGCCGGGCTACAGCTGCTCGGGTCAGCCCAGCACCTGCGCCACCCTCTGCGGCGACGGCATCCGCGCGGGCGCCGAGGCGTGCGACGACGGCAACGCGGCCAGCGGCGACGGCTGCAACGCCACCTGCGCCGTGGAGCCGGGCTGGAGCTGCCCCGCCCCTGGCAACGTGTGCTTCAACACCTGCGGCAACGGCACGGTGGACGTGGGCGAGTCGTGCGACGACGGCAACGCGGCCAGCGGCGACGGCTGCAACGCCACCTGCGCCGTGGAGCCGGGCTACAGCTGCAACGGCGCGCCCAGCGCCTGCGGCACCACCTGCGGCGACGGCATCCGCGCGGGCGCCGAGGTGTGCGACGACGGCAACCTGGTGGGCGGAGACACCTGCTCGCCGCGCTGCCTGCTGGAGGTGGGCCAGGCGTGCAACGCGTCCAACGTCTGCGAGGCGTACTGCGACCTGTCCACCCAGTTGTGCGTGGCGCAGGAGCCCCAGCCCGTGACGCCGGCCCCGGTCATCACCGGCCCCACGGCGAACTCCACCGTGACCACCGGCACGCCTCCCATCACCGGTACCAGCGTGCCCAACGCGCAGGTGACGGTGCGTGAGGGCGGCACCGTGGTCTGCACCGCCACCGCCGACGCGGCCGGCAACTGGACCTGCACGCCCACGGCGCCGCTGGTGGATGGCCCGCACAACGTGACGGCCACGGCCGAGACGTCCACGAGCACCACCAGCCCCCCGTCCACCGCCGTCCCCTTCATCGTGGACACGGAGGTCCCGGCCCCGGTCATCACCGGCCCCGAGGCGAACACCACTGTCACCACCGGCACGCCCGCCATCACCGGCACCGGCGAGCCCGGCGCGCTGGTGACGGTGCGTGAAGGCACGACCGTCATCTGCACCGCCACCGTGGACGCGGCCGGCAAGTGGAGCTGCGTGCCCACGACGCCGCTGACGGACGGCCCGCACAGCGTGACGGCCACGGCCGAATCGCCCGCGGGCATCACCAGCCCTCCGTCCGCCACCGTCCCCTTCGTGGTGGACAGCGTGGTGCTGGACAACCAGGCCCCGGACACGTCCATCGTGAAGGGCCCGGCGCCGACCACCTCCGACCGCACGGCGGACTTCGAGTACGCCTCCACGGAAGTGGGCTCCACGTTCGAGTGCAGCCTCGACGGTGGCGCCTGGGGCCCGTGCCGTGACAGCTACACCGTCGGCAGCGGGGACCACGTCCTGCGCGTCCGCGCGGTGGATGGCAGCGGCAACACGGATGCGACCCCGGCGGAGTACACCTGGACGGTGGTGAACACGCGCGCCTTCGCGGGCGGCGGGTGCAGCACCGCGCCGGATGCCTCCTGGCTGGCCCTCCTGGGCCTGATGGGAGTGCCGGGGCTGCGCCGCCGTCAGCGCCGCGCCGCATAG
- a CDS encoding sigma 54-interacting transcriptional regulator has product MPLKNPTNFSTTAVRTQGTPSQAAQVMPALTLIGHAQPQRIGERLLLDGLLSGERAVALSRNAPDFSRPGAVLALPLGDPFLSRTPVRFEAGTDGSVRLRVPEGGTPVWVGSEPVRGGREFPAQALVAGVPLVLAGRVALLLHQATVRGASAQTELAGLGMVGDSEGVVRVREDVLRVADLLVPVLVRGETGTGKELVARALHARSPRRAGPFVSVNLGALAKDLIAAELFGAVRGAFTGAARDREGFFRAAHGGTLFLDEVAEAPPEVQAALLRVLETQEVYPVGAQTPVRVDVRLVTATDADLEAHIRDGHFKAPLLHRLAGFEITVPPLRERREDIAPLFLHFARQELESTGEAGRLSSSDARAEPWLPASLAARLVRSAWPGNVRQLRNVARQLVIGSRGLPGLRVDARLEQSLDADALPIPGQPLTERSPSPASEDTPAPSETRAPARRKPSEVSEQEVLEALRACAWDLKATADWLGIPRSSVYVLIDKSSLLRTARDLSPEEITRCFHECEGDLDRMVQKLEVSRRALHRRVRELGLDAS; this is encoded by the coding sequence ATGCCGCTCAAGAACCCCACGAACTTCTCCACGACCGCCGTCCGCACCCAGGGCACGCCCTCCCAGGCCGCCCAGGTGATGCCGGCGTTGACGCTCATTGGCCATGCCCAGCCCCAGCGCATCGGGGAGCGGCTGCTGCTGGACGGGTTGCTGTCCGGAGAGCGCGCGGTGGCCCTGTCCCGCAACGCACCGGACTTCAGCCGTCCGGGGGCGGTGCTGGCGTTGCCCCTGGGTGACCCCTTCCTCAGCCGGACTCCGGTGCGCTTCGAGGCGGGGACGGACGGCAGCGTGCGGCTGCGGGTGCCGGAGGGCGGGACGCCGGTGTGGGTGGGCAGTGAGCCGGTGCGCGGCGGGCGGGAGTTCCCCGCGCAGGCGCTGGTGGCGGGCGTGCCGCTGGTGCTCGCCGGGCGCGTGGCGCTGCTGCTGCACCAGGCCACCGTGCGCGGCGCCAGTGCCCAGACGGAGCTGGCGGGGCTGGGCATGGTGGGCGACAGCGAGGGCGTCGTCCGCGTGCGCGAGGACGTGCTCCGCGTGGCCGACCTCCTGGTCCCCGTGCTGGTGCGAGGCGAGACGGGCACGGGCAAGGAGCTGGTGGCGAGAGCGCTCCATGCGCGGAGCCCGCGCCGCGCCGGGCCCTTCGTCAGCGTCAACCTGGGCGCCCTGGCCAAGGACCTCATCGCCGCGGAGCTGTTCGGCGCGGTGCGGGGTGCGTTCACCGGCGCCGCGCGCGACCGGGAGGGTTTCTTCCGCGCGGCCCACGGCGGCACGCTCTTCCTGGACGAGGTGGCGGAGGCGCCCCCGGAGGTCCAGGCGGCGCTGCTGCGCGTGCTGGAGACCCAGGAGGTCTATCCCGTGGGGGCGCAGACCCCGGTGCGCGTGGACGTGCGGCTCGTCACCGCCACGGACGCGGACCTGGAGGCGCACATCCGCGACGGCCACTTCAAGGCCCCGCTGCTGCACCGGCTGGCGGGCTTCGAAATCACCGTGCCGCCGCTGCGCGAGCGCCGCGAGGACATCGCACCGCTGTTCCTCCACTTCGCGCGCCAGGAGCTGGAGTCCACGGGCGAGGCGGGGCGGCTGAGTTCCTCGGATGCGCGCGCGGAGCCGTGGCTGCCCGCGTCGCTCGCCGCGCGGCTGGTGCGCTCCGCGTGGCCCGGCAACGTGCGCCAGCTTCGCAACGTCGCGCGGCAGCTCGTGATTGGAAGCCGGGGGCTACCCGGGCTGCGCGTGGATGCGCGGCTGGAGCAGTCACTGGACGCCGACGCGCTCCCCATCCCCGGGCAACCCCTGACCGAGCGGTCGCCATCCCCTGCCTCGGAGGACACGCCCGCGCCTTCGGAGACGCGCGCACCCGCGCGGCGCAAGCCGTCGGAGGTGAGCGAGCAGGAGGTGCTGGAGGCCCTGCGCGCCTGTGCGTGGGACTTGAAGGCCACCGCGGACTGGCTGGGCATCCCGCGCTCCTCCGTGTACGTGCTCATCGACAAGAGCTCGCTCCTGCGGACCGCGCGCGACCTGAGCCCGGAGGAAATCACCCGCTGCTTCCACGAATGCGAGGGCGACCTGGACCGCATGGTGCAGAAGCTGGAGGTCTCCCGCCGCGCGCTCCATCGCCGCGTGCGTGAGCTGGGATTGGACGCGAGCTGA
- a CDS encoding serine/threonine-protein kinase — MPGAGHQASYEEEVLLALDEGLLSSEEAAALREEALRLHRRPLELLKERGRLTEDTLDLLRQDLARGVTDRGEAPIQEAATLGTAIPSSLAVHGVPSFPVPGWDRYEPVRFLGQGGMGQVFLAYDPLLRRNVALKFVRDGDPELARRFLSEARAQARVRHERVCEVYEVGEVRGHAFIAMRYVEGPSLGQLSNSLTLEQRVWVLCQAAEGVHAAHRVGLVHRDLKPGNILVERTEDGGFHPFVMDFGLARDWREDSTTPNAVLGTPHYMPPEQARGEGHRLDRRADVYALGATLYALLTGQPPFTGGTEKEVLAKLQTEPPPRPRALEPDIPEDLEAVVLKCLEKERPLRYDSVRAFTDDLERFLSGEPVRARHGARYWLGKKVRKHRAALALGGTVVAVVAGALTQAQLARGEVAERERLARAFTERVERIESSARYSALSRLHDTRKDREALRASMAALEQEISRAGEQAVGPGEYALGRALFALDDLDGAREKLESAWAHGFREPRVAWALAQTLGHLYREQLLLDVERRAPAQREARLKELNGRYRDPALAYLRQAEGPDVPAPPSFVKALFAFYEDRPEDALALLDAPGTQSPWFYEAPLLRGDILLARATRRWNGGDRAGSQADLALSREAYAAAVATAESQPVVHSVLGRLELAALVMELYGEGNILPHYERGLEALSRALAAAPDHARSLVLVSRFHRRLAEQRTNQGGEGVEALLEKSLAALRTAEAVATPSERIPLERALTHRQWARYQQLRGEDPRGQLKLAIASFEQLRPEDRDYAFHANLGLTWQGQADAEAARGGDPLPLLDKAIAEYQAALQLSEQQPFSWINLGVAYRKRADARNAPDAMGDLRLANSALTRALSLNPDNFSACFNGAEVAEQLARARYLKGEDVSVDLERALTLYRQGLALNAKQPALHNALGSAVFWQAELRAEEGGDTKALLDEAKASFEKARALAPTQGFAFNNLGEWEVFRAELQLAKGEDPSVALRAAVDDYSEALKRLPDDADLLANLGKAWVRHAAWTLSQARDPAADLTKAETALNRAREQNPRLGNAWRYLAEASGVRARWMARGHGAADGEFTRAAEAFEEALKLDPRLEYRLAAAELHGAWARWRIREGQDAAAGLTRGLALADAVVAARPRWSRAREVRDGLAALRAGPPAPEDVADAPTP; from the coding sequence GTGCCCGGGGCAGGTCATCAAGCGTCTTACGAGGAGGAGGTCCTGCTCGCGCTGGACGAGGGGCTGCTGTCCTCCGAGGAGGCGGCGGCCCTGCGCGAGGAGGCCCTTCGCCTGCACCGCAGGCCCCTGGAGCTGTTGAAGGAGCGGGGCCGGCTGACGGAGGACACCCTGGACCTCTTGCGGCAGGACCTGGCTCGCGGCGTTACGGACCGGGGTGAAGCGCCCATCCAGGAGGCCGCCACGCTGGGCACGGCGATTCCGTCCTCGCTGGCCGTGCATGGCGTGCCCTCGTTCCCGGTGCCCGGCTGGGACCGCTACGAGCCCGTGCGCTTCCTGGGGCAGGGCGGCATGGGGCAGGTGTTCCTGGCCTATGACCCGCTCCTGCGCCGCAACGTGGCCCTCAAGTTCGTGCGCGACGGGGACCCGGAGCTGGCCCGCCGCTTCCTGTCCGAGGCCCGTGCCCAGGCCCGCGTGCGCCACGAGCGCGTGTGCGAGGTCTACGAAGTGGGCGAGGTGCGCGGCCACGCCTTCATCGCCATGCGCTACGTGGAGGGCCCGTCGCTGGGGCAGCTCTCCAACTCGCTCACACTGGAGCAGCGCGTCTGGGTGCTGTGCCAGGCCGCGGAGGGCGTGCACGCCGCGCACCGCGTGGGGCTGGTCCACCGAGACCTGAAGCCCGGCAACATCCTGGTGGAGCGCACGGAGGACGGAGGCTTCCACCCGTTCGTGATGGACTTCGGCCTGGCGCGGGACTGGCGCGAGGACAGCACCACCCCGAACGCGGTGCTGGGCACGCCGCACTACATGCCGCCCGAGCAGGCCCGCGGCGAAGGCCACCGCCTGGACCGCCGCGCGGACGTCTACGCGCTGGGCGCTACATTATATGCGCTGCTCACCGGGCAGCCTCCCTTCACCGGCGGGACGGAGAAGGAGGTGCTCGCGAAGCTCCAGACGGAGCCGCCTCCGCGCCCGCGCGCGCTGGAGCCGGACATCCCGGAGGACCTGGAGGCCGTCGTTCTCAAGTGCCTGGAGAAGGAGCGGCCGCTCCGCTACGACTCCGTGCGCGCCTTCACGGACGACCTGGAGCGCTTCCTGTCCGGCGAGCCGGTGCGAGCCCGCCATGGCGCGCGCTACTGGCTGGGCAAGAAGGTCCGCAAGCACCGCGCGGCGCTGGCGCTGGGTGGCACGGTGGTGGCGGTGGTGGCCGGCGCGCTCACGCAAGCGCAGCTCGCGCGCGGAGAGGTGGCCGAACGCGAGCGGCTGGCCCGAGCGTTCACCGAGCGCGTGGAGCGCATCGAGTCCTCGGCGCGCTACTCCGCCCTGTCGCGTCTGCACGACACGCGCAAGGACCGCGAGGCGCTGCGCGCGAGCATGGCCGCGCTGGAGCAGGAGATTTCCCGCGCGGGCGAGCAGGCGGTGGGCCCCGGCGAGTACGCGCTGGGCCGCGCCCTGTTCGCGCTGGATGACCTGGACGGCGCGAGAGAGAAGCTGGAGTCTGCGTGGGCGCACGGCTTCCGCGAGCCCCGCGTGGCCTGGGCGCTGGCTCAGACGCTGGGCCACCTGTACCGCGAGCAGCTGCTGCTGGACGTGGAGCGCCGAGCCCCCGCGCAGCGCGAGGCCCGGCTCAAGGAGCTGAACGGGCGCTACCGCGACCCGGCGCTCGCGTACCTGCGCCAGGCGGAGGGGCCGGACGTGCCCGCGCCGCCGTCGTTCGTGAAGGCCCTGTTCGCCTTCTACGAGGACCGGCCGGAGGACGCGCTGGCGCTGCTGGACGCGCCGGGCACGCAGTCGCCGTGGTTCTACGAGGCGCCGCTGCTGCGTGGCGACATCCTGCTCGCACGCGCCACGCGGCGCTGGAACGGCGGGGACCGCGCGGGTTCGCAGGCGGACCTGGCGCTGAGCCGCGAGGCGTACGCCGCCGCTGTCGCCACCGCGGAGAGCCAGCCCGTGGTGCACTCGGTGCTGGGGCGGCTGGAGCTGGCCGCGCTGGTGATGGAGCTGTACGGCGAGGGAAACATCCTGCCGCACTACGAGCGGGGCCTGGAGGCGCTGTCTCGCGCGCTCGCAGCCGCGCCGGACCATGCCCGCTCGCTGGTGCTGGTGTCGCGCTTCCACCGCCGGCTCGCGGAGCAGCGCACGAACCAGGGCGGGGAGGGAGTGGAGGCGCTGCTGGAGAAGTCCCTGGCCGCGCTGCGCACCGCGGAGGCCGTGGCCACGCCGAGCGAACGCATCCCGCTGGAGCGGGCCCTGACGCATCGCCAGTGGGCGCGCTACCAGCAGCTGCGCGGGGAGGACCCGCGCGGACAGCTGAAGCTCGCGATTGCCTCCTTCGAACAGCTGCGCCCGGAGGACCGCGACTACGCGTTCCACGCCAACCTGGGCCTGACCTGGCAGGGGCAGGCGGACGCGGAGGCCGCGCGCGGCGGAGATCCGCTGCCTCTGTTGGACAAGGCCATCGCCGAGTACCAGGCGGCGCTCCAGCTGAGCGAGCAGCAGCCGTTCTCGTGGATCAACCTGGGCGTCGCGTACCGCAAGCGGGCGGACGCCCGGAACGCGCCGGATGCGATGGGCGACCTGCGCCTCGCGAACAGCGCGCTCACGCGGGCCCTGTCCCTCAACCCGGACAACTTCAGCGCGTGCTTCAACGGCGCGGAGGTGGCGGAGCAGCTCGCGCGAGCCCGCTACCTGAAGGGCGAGGACGTGAGCGTGGACCTGGAGCGCGCCCTGACGCTGTACCGGCAGGGGCTGGCGCTCAACGCGAAGCAGCCCGCGCTCCACAACGCGCTGGGCTCCGCGGTGTTCTGGCAGGCGGAGCTGCGCGCGGAGGAGGGCGGCGACACGAAGGCCCTGCTCGACGAGGCGAAGGCATCCTTCGAGAAGGCCCGCGCCCTGGCGCCCACGCAGGGCTTCGCCTTCAACAACCTGGGCGAGTGGGAGGTCTTCCGCGCGGAGCTCCAGCTCGCGAAGGGCGAGGACCCGAGCGTCGCGCTGCGCGCCGCGGTGGACGACTACTCGGAGGCGCTGAAGCGGCTGCCGGACGACGCGGACCTGCTGGCGAACCTGGGCAAGGCCTGGGTGCGCCACGCGGCGTGGACGCTGTCACAGGCGCGAGACCCGGCGGCGGACCTGACGAAGGCGGAGACGGCGCTGAACCGGGCCCGCGAGCAGAATCCGCGCCTGGGCAATGCCTGGCGCTACCTGGCGGAGGCATCCGGCGTCCGTGCGCGTTGGATGGCGCGGGGCCACGGCGCGGCGGACGGCGAGTTCACGCGCGCGGCGGAGGCCTTCGAGGAGGCGCTGAAGCTCGACCCCAGGCTGGAGTACCGGCTCGCGGCGGCGGAGCTCCACGGCGCCTGGGCGCGGTGGCGCATCCGTGAAGGGCAGGACGCGGCGGCCGGGCTGACGCGGGGACTGGCGCTGGCTGACGCGGTGGTGGCGGCCCGTCCCCGATGGAGCCGGGCGCGCGAGGTGCGGGACGGACTGGCAGCGCTTCGCGCCGGACCCCCGGCCCCGGAGGACGTGGCCGACGCACCCACGCCCTGA